CGCCGTCACGTTGCAGCTCCTGCTCGCCGCGACCTTCCTCATCGTCCCAATCGCCGCCTGGATCACCGGAGGTAGCGCCCAGCGCGCGGCCGAAGCGGAAATCGTCCGGCAGGGCCGCCCGCCCGCGATCCTCGCGCAGCACGGAATCAGGTTCAAAGAGCAGGCCTGGGAATTCGCGCTCGCCCTCGGCATCGCCGGGTGCCTGACGGCGCTGGCCCTGCTCAACCTCGCCGCGAACGGGACCGGCCGCATCCTGTCGTGGATCATCGAGCCGGTCGTTCTGCTCGGTGTCGGCTTCGTCACCGCCGGCCAGGTGTTCGCTACCCGCTATACCGAGGCCGCCTTCAGGAAGTCCGGTGACCACACCGTGCGGAACATCGACGTACGAGCCGTGATCGCCGCTGCGAACACCGGCTTCCCCTCCTGGCTGCGCCCCCTCGTCCTGGCACGCTTTCCTCTGACGACCTTGGGCTCGCTCCTCGTCATCATCCTCCTGGCGACCCCGGCGGCCGGCGCGTACTTCCGCTGACTTGCAGGACGTCCGTGATGCCGAGCGCAAGGCGAAATGTCGACCACTCACGCCTTCTCTGGGTCTTCGACCCTCCGTCTCTGAGGTTTCTGGGTAAGTCAGGTTATCCGGGGAGTCCCGGCAGGATCTCTCCAAATAACCTCCGGGCAGAGGCACGGCTAACGCCGGAAAAACTTCCCGCCGGCGCCAGGCTTTCGCCTACCGGGAGTGGTTGCTCGCGCGGGCGGCTGAGCGCGCGGATGCGCTCGTCGACCTGGTCGGCGCCGAGGCCGCCGTCACCGCTTGGCGCCGGCACCTGCTGGCCGGCGCGGACGGCTGTCGGTCGACGGCGTCACCGACATCGTGCGCGCCGTCGGTAAGGACGCCGACTTACCCGGTCTGCGCCCGTACCGGCTGCGCCACACCTACGCCACCCGACTGCGCGAAGCAGGCGCCGACCACGCCCAGGTCCAAGCCCTCCTCGGCCACACCTCTATTGAGACCACCGCCCGTTACTTCCGCGCCTCCCCCCACCGAAGTCGCCGAACTGGTCGACCGCGCCCTCGACTACTAACCCCCAAAACCGCCCGGGCGGCCCGCCCGTTCCCCTCTGGAACATCCCGCGGGCGCGCTGGCTGCACCAGGTAGAGCAGTAGCGGCGGATCCTGGCGGTGGTGAAGTTCATCGCGGCCAGGAGCTGGGCGCAGACCAGGCAGCAGCCGGCCGGGACGGTCGCGGCGAGGTCGGCCAAGAGGCGCTCGACGTCGGCGAGTTGGTGGGGCAGGGGGTCGTCGGCAAGGACGGATCAACCGGGCATACCGACCGGCGCCGAACACCTGCCGGTAACCCGCGAGATGGGGCCGACGGCGACCCCTCGGCGGACTCGTCATCATCCACGCGCTGCCGGTGCGATCTGCAGAGGTGAGGCATCCGGGTGGTAGTCCCGCGTACATGAGGCATGCAGAATGCCTGGCATGGATCTACGACCGGAGCTGCCTCCCCCGTCTGTCTCCCAGGAGCGCCAGGAGCAGTTGGGGAGGGAGATCGACCGGATCGCGGAACTTATAGAAACCGGCAGGCTGATGGAGGCACGCGAGGCCGTCGCCGCGTTCAACATGCAGACTGGACACACCTACGAGCCGTCGGATTTCGCCGCGTACTGGGAATCGCAGAGACTGGAGGACCTCGCCCGGGATGCCGCCCGTGGCTGTGTTGGGTTCTTCGGGAGGCGTTTGTCGCTGACTTCGGGAGGCGGTTGGGGGCCGATTCCTTGATCAATGTCGGTGAGTTTTGACGTCACTCCGGGCTGTCTGGGTGGCCGGGCGGTGGCTGTTTGGCGAGGATGTCGTGGAGGGGCAGTAGGTCTCGCAGGGCGCTTCGAGACAGTGCGAGTTCGACGGGTGGACTGGGATTGGCCAGGATGAGGCTGCCGCCGGCGTGGTGGATGGCCTCGCGGATGCCGAGAAGCGTGTAGAAGCTGGCGTTATCGCAGCTAGTGCCGCGTCAGGCAACGTTTGCGACGTTCGTCGTTGGCCCTGAGCCGACGGTAGGTGACGTGGCACCGTGCATCGAAGTCGAGCGTTATGAGCGCCGTCCCGTTGTGAACCTGAACGCCCCGAGCGCCCGAATCGGTCGCGCGCTCAGTCTGCGGTCTGGTTCGCATCACGACGGTGTTGAGTAGGTGGGATCGGGCGCCGATGAGAAATGGCGCCGACAGTCGTCTAAGTAGACGTCCGGTGAAAACGCGCTGCGCGCATCAAGGGAGAGCAACGAGATGAGACCACTTCGATACTCGATCAACGTCACGCTCGACGGCTGCTGCCATCACGAGGCAGGGCTCCCCCCGGACGAGGAGTCGATGCGTTACTGGACCGCTGAGATGGAGCGAGCCGATGCCCTGCTATTCGGCCGGGTGACCTACGAGATGATGGAGTCGGCGTGGCGGAAGCCGGCCACGGACACGTGGCCTGACTGGATGGATGAGTGGCAGATCCCGTTCGCCGAGACCATCGACCGGGCGAAGAAGTACGTTGTGTCGAGCACGCTGAGCGCGGTCGATTGGAATGCCGAGCTGGTGCGAGGCGACTTCGGGCAAGCGGTTCAGCGGCTCAAGCAGGAGTCAGGCGAGGGCCTGTGGGTGGGTGGCGTGACGCTCCCCCTGGCGTTGGCAGATCTGGGACTGATCGACGAGTACGAGTTCCTTGTGCAGCCGGTCCTTGCCGGACACGGGCCGACGTTGCTCGCCGGTCTGCGCGAGCGCATCCAGCTCGAGCCCGTGGACCGCCGTGAGTTCCGGTCGGGGGCGGTCGCCCTGCGATACCGGCCCACGCGAGTTACGGCTTGACATGATTTATCCTGGCACGTTGGCCGCTCCCTCGCGACGGAACGACGGCTCGGAGTCGCGTTGGCCGCGCTGGCCGTGCCCCCGAACGCGCGGACATATCGACGGGGGACATCGCCCCGAGGTGCCGGTAGCGGACAGGGCAAACGTTGCGAATCGCCGTATACAGCTCGACCTTGGTCGCCGATATGCGCATGGGGCCCCAAACGGGAGAAGCACACCGACTCTCCCACCGCAAGAACCCCACTGCCGTCAAAACTCGGCGACATCACCCCTCACCACACGAAGCCGCCTTCCCTGCCCCAGCAACAAACGCCTCCGCAACTCACGTACATAGCCACCGCCCGCCCGGAGCGGCTCAAGGTATCGGACATCACCCAGGAAGAACTCGCCGAAATTGTCCGCAGGATCATGGAGGCAGACCCGGACTCCGACTTCTACCTACGCCTGCTAGAGGCCAATGTGCTCCATCCACGCGTCAGTGATCTGATCTTCTGGCCGCCGGAAGAATTACAGGACGCCACAGCCGAGGAGATTGTTGAAGCCGCTCTCAAGTATCGCCCCATCGCGTTGTGAGCGCGGGCCAGGAGCTGAAACAGATCACCTGGGAACGGACAGCAGAAACCGACAAGTTAGTCCGGACGACCATGAGCCCCCCGTCCGGACTAACTTGTCGAGCCGCAGGTCACGCCGGATTCCCCCGAAACCATGCAGCGGACCTGACAACGACGGAACTTACGGGGCTTCGGCAGCTGTCGGCGGGCTCGCTGGCGACGCACGGTGCGGCGCAGTTGAAGACGGTCGGCCATCAACGCCGCGACCGGACGAGGAATGCGGCGCGCCTCGCCGCCGCGGGCAAGGTCCACGAACCGGCGGTGCACGATGGCCAAGGTCGCCGCAGCAACGATGGTCTTGTCCCGCCAGCGGACCTGCACGGGGGTCGCCTCGGCCTCCTCGCCGGCCAGCCAGCGACGGGGCAGGTCGGGATCCACGGCGAGGGCCGTGCCGACGCCCGCGACATCCGCGCCACCCTCGATGACCCGGTGGAGCGTCGTCAACCGGCGGATTCCGCCGGTAAGCATGATCGGCACGGTAGCCTCGGCGAGGATCTGCCCGGCGGCCTCCAAGAAGTACGCCTCGCGCGCCAGCGTCCGGCCGTCGGCTCGGTAGCCCAGGGTAGCCAGGCTCTCCACCGACCCGCCTGAGAGCTCGATCAGATCCACGTCACGTTCGGCGAGCATGGTGACGACGCCGCGGGCATCGTCCTCGGCGAAGCCCCCGCGCTGAAAGTCCGCAGTATTGATCTTCACGGCCACCGAGAAGGTGTCTCCGACGCGCTCCCGCACGGCGGTCACCACGTCGAGCAGGAGCCGGGCCCGGTTCTCCAGCGGACCGCCCCACGCGTCCGAGCGCCGGTTGGTGCGCGGGGAGAGAAACTGGCTGAGCAGGTAGCCATGTGCGGCGTGGATCTCGACTCCGTCAAACCCTGCCTCCTGCGCCAGCCCCGCAGTGGAGGCGAACCGGTCGACGGTGTACGCGATCTGCTCCGGTGTCATGGGGATGGGACGCGGGAACATGCGGGACCACCGCCCGAGATCGACTGGCACATCCGATGCCGACCACGCAGTGCCGCAAGGGCCGGTCTGCACGATCCGGCCTGGATGGTTGATCTGCATCCACACCCGGCCACCGCCGGATTTCGCGGCCTCGGCCCACCGTCGGAACGGTTCCAGCGGCGTGCCCTCCACGAGCGCGACATCGCGGGGGTCAGCCATCGCTCGGGGGTCGACCATGACGTGCCCGGTGATGAGCAGGCCCGCCCCGCCCGCGGCCCAGCGCTGGTAGAGCCGGACCATGGTTTCGCTAGGCAGACCTTCCTCGTCGGCCAGGAATTCCTCCATGGCCGGCTTGGCGATCCGGTTCGGCAGCGGTTGACCGTGTGCGAGCGCCAGCGGCGCCCCGGCATCCGTCATGGGTGTCCTCATCTCGTGCGGCGATATGCGCTGCCCAGGGACAGTGCGCCCAATGTTGACGAGGCACACATTATGGAGCAATGTGTATGATGTCAACATGAGTCGCCAGAGCTACCACCACGGCGACCTGCCCGCAACCCTGCTACGGGCAGGCGCCGAACTCGTCGAGGTCGAAGGGGCCGACAGGCTCTCGCTGCGATCCGTCGCGCGAGCCGCAGGAGTCTCGGCGAACGCGCCCTACCGCCACTTCACCGACAAGGACGACCTCCTCGCGGCCCTCGCTGAGCACGGCTGCGCGGACCTGGTCAACCGCATCGCCGTGGCCAACGGGCAGACCGCCCGGGATCGTCTGGTCGCCGTAGTGCAACTGGGAGTTCAGTTCGCTCTGGAACGGCCACAGATGTTCCGGCTGATGGGCGGCAGCGTGTGCAGCACTCGGCCCTCGGTACGGACGGCAATGGACGCCGTTCAGGCAGCCATCGTGCGAGCCGTCGGTCTCGACGCATCCTGCGACATCGAGGAAGCAACCGCACTATGCACCGGCATATGGGCACTCACCCACGGCCTCAGCTCCCTGATCGTCGCGGGCAATGTGCACCCCGGCAGCGACGAAGGGACCGATGCGTACGTGGCCCGCGTGGTCCGGGCCACCATCGAGGCGGCGAAATTCATGGTGATCGAGGGTCTGCCGCCTACCAACACGGCGCAGTGAAACAGATCGATCCGGGGAGTTTTTCCGGCGTTAGCCCGCTCCTTGGAGGCCGATGATGAGTGGCTGGTCTCCCGGACGCCTCAGCCTGGCCGGCTCAGAACCGGACCTGTTCGACAACCCGGCGAGCGGCAGTCAAGGCAGCATCCTTCGCGACGGTGAGATCGTCGGCTGGGACCTTCACCCGGGCGGAACCCCGTGGGAGGACGACGGGCCCCTGGAGGTCTTCTTTTCCTGCCTCTACCGGTACAACGCGGTGGCCTACTCCTGCGCCTATGCGGGCTTACGGATGATTGACACTCGCGCGGTCATCGGGCCGCCCGACGTCTGACTGCGCCTGCCCGAACGTGACTACTGGCGCTGACCTCGGCGTCGCGAACCCGTTACCCCGCGACTTCACGCGATGTCGGTGATGTGATGTCGTGGCCGGCTGTGGTTCTGGTGAATCGGCGGGCGAGGTGTTCGAAGGCGTCGGTGAGTCCGTCGGGGCCGATGACTTCGATGTCGGCGTCGTAGCGGGCGATGGCGGCGGCGAGGCTGGGCCAGGACCAGGATCCGAGGGTGAGCCGGCAGCGGGAGGGGCCGATCTCCTCGACGAGTCCGTCGCGGGTGTAGAGGGCCACGGTGGCGGCGGGCAGGTCGAGGATCACCGTGCCTTGGCAGGGCCAGTTGCCCAAGGCGTCGCCGGAGCCGCGGAACGTGCCGGTGACGAAGGTGGCGGCGTCTCCTCCGGGCAGGACGCGGGGGGTGAACCGGGGCCCGTTGGGGGTGCGCGGGGTGATCCGGTCGGCGCGGAAGGTGCGCCAGTCGTCGCGGTCGAGGTCCCAGGCGATGAGGTACCAGCGTCCGTCCCAGGTGATGACGTGGTGGGGTTCGACGCGGCGCGGGGGTTTGTCCGTGGCCTCGCCACCGTAGTCGAAGCGCAGGATCTCGCGGGCGTGGACGGCGGCGCTGATGCTCAGGAGCACGTCGCCGTCGACCGGGGTGGCCGGCCGGGTGAGGGGTCGTTCGACGGCGGTGACGCGCAGCGCGTCGATGCGGTGCCGGAGCCGGGAGGGCATGACCTGCCGGATGGTGTTCAGCGCCCGTTCGGCGGGTTCGGCGAGGCCGTTGCCGGGGGTGGTGGCGGCGATCTGCAGGGCGATGGTGAGGGCGACGGCCTGTTCGTCGTCGAACAGCAGCGGGGGTAGTTCGGTGCCGGCGCCGAGCCGGTAGCCGCCGTCAGGGCCTTTGACGGCGGCGATGGAGTAGCCGAGCTCGCGGAGCCGGTCGACGTCGCGGCGCACGGTGCGCAGGCTGATGCCCAGGCGATCGGCCAGCACCGTGCCGGACCAGTCCCGGCGGGTCTGCAGCAGAG
This region of Streptosporangium sp. NBC_01495 genomic DNA includes:
- a CDS encoding dihydrofolate reductase family protein, translated to MRPLRYSINVTLDGCCHHEAGLPPDEESMRYWTAEMERADALLFGRVTYEMMESAWRKPATDTWPDWMDEWQIPFAETIDRAKKYVVSSTLSAVDWNAELVRGDFGQAVQRLKQESGEGLWVGGVTLPLALADLGLIDEYEFLVQPVLAGHGPTLLAGLRERIQLEPVDRREFRSGAVALRYRPTRVTA
- a CDS encoding bacteriocin immunity protein translates to MAALAVPPNARTYRRGTSPRGAGSGQGKRCESPYTARPWSPICAWGPKREKHTDSPTARTPLPSKLGDITPHHTKPPSLPQQQTPPQLTYIATARPERLKVSDITQEELAEIVRRIMEADPDSDFYLRLLEANVLHPRVSDLIFWPPEELQDATAEEIVEAALKYRPIAL
- a CDS encoding NADH:flavin oxidoreductase/NADH oxidase family protein; the encoded protein is MTDAGAPLALAHGQPLPNRIAKPAMEEFLADEEGLPSETMVRLYQRWAAGGAGLLITGHVMVDPRAMADPRDVALVEGTPLEPFRRWAEAAKSGGGRVWMQINHPGRIVQTGPCGTAWSASDVPVDLGRWSRMFPRPIPMTPEQIAYTVDRFASTAGLAQEAGFDGVEIHAAHGYLLSQFLSPRTNRRSDAWGGPLENRARLLLDVVTAVRERVGDTFSVAVKINTADFQRGGFAEDDARGVVTMLAERDVDLIELSGGSVESLATLGYRADGRTLAREAYFLEAAGQILAEATVPIMLTGGIRRLTTLHRVIEGGADVAGVGTALAVDPDLPRRWLAGEEAEATPVQVRWRDKTIVAAATLAIVHRRFVDLARGGEARRIPRPVAALMADRLQLRRTVRRQRARRQLPKPRKFRRCQVRCMVSGESGVTCGSTS
- a CDS encoding TetR/AcrR family transcriptional regulator, translating into MSRQSYHHGDLPATLLRAGAELVEVEGADRLSLRSVARAAGVSANAPYRHFTDKDDLLAALAEHGCADLVNRIAVANGQTARDRLVAVVQLGVQFALERPQMFRLMGGSVCSTRPSVRTAMDAVQAAIVRAVGLDASCDIEEATALCTGIWALTHGLSSLIVAGNVHPGSDEGTDAYVARVVRATIEAAKFMVIEGLPPTNTAQ
- a CDS encoding helix-turn-helix transcriptional regulator, which encodes MPKTSARLLALLSLLQTRRDWSGTVLADRLGISLRTVRRDVDRLRELGYSIAAVKGPDGGYRLGAGTELPPLLFDDEQAVALTIALQIAATTPGNGLAEPAERALNTIRQVMPSRLRHRIDALRVTAVERPLTRPATPVDGDVLLSISAAVHAREILRFDYGGEATDKPPRRVEPHHVITWDGRWYLIAWDLDRDDWRTFRADRITPRTPNGPRFTPRVLPGGDAATFVTGTFRGSGDALGNWPCQGTVILDLPAATVALYTRDGLVEEIGPSRCRLTLGSWSWPSLAAAIARYDADIEVIGPDGLTDAFEHLARRFTRTTAGHDITSPTSREVAG